In Nocardioides sp. zg-1228, a single window of DNA contains:
- a CDS encoding 1,4-dihydroxy-2-naphthoate polyprenyltransferase, producing the protein MTSSADWLAGARPRTLPAAVAPVLAGTGVAAYVDHAVWWKALLALVVSLALQVGVNYANDYSDGVRGTDADRVGPMRLVGSGAASPGAVKAAAFAAFGVAAAAGLVLAATTAWWIVAVGVVCVVAAWFYTGGERPYGYLGLGEVMVFVFFGLVAVVGTTYVQTRTWEWAAFYAGVGIGALACAILVANNLRDIPTDTLADKRTLAVRLGDERTRYAYAFLVLVAAAAVVAVAAATTWWALLGLAFLARALPPTRAVLGGATGGGLVPVLAATGAAELLWSLLVAGPLLVLS; encoded by the coding sequence GTGACCTCCTCCGCTGACTGGCTCGCCGGCGCCCGGCCGCGCACCCTCCCCGCGGCGGTCGCGCCCGTGCTCGCCGGCACCGGCGTCGCGGCGTACGTCGACCACGCCGTGTGGTGGAAGGCGCTGCTCGCCCTCGTGGTGAGCCTGGCGCTGCAGGTCGGGGTCAACTACGCCAACGACTACTCCGACGGCGTGCGCGGCACCGACGCCGACCGGGTCGGCCCGATGCGCCTCGTCGGCTCGGGGGCGGCGTCGCCGGGCGCGGTCAAGGCCGCCGCCTTCGCCGCCTTCGGCGTGGCCGCGGCCGCGGGCCTGGTGCTCGCCGCCACGACCGCGTGGTGGATCGTCGCGGTCGGGGTCGTGTGCGTCGTGGCCGCCTGGTTCTACACCGGCGGGGAGCGGCCCTACGGCTACCTCGGCCTCGGCGAGGTGATGGTGTTCGTCTTCTTCGGCCTGGTGGCGGTGGTCGGCACGACCTACGTGCAGACCCGGACGTGGGAGTGGGCGGCGTTCTACGCCGGGGTCGGCATCGGGGCGCTCGCGTGCGCCATCCTCGTCGCCAACAACCTCCGCGACATCCCCACCGACACGCTCGCCGACAAGCGCACGCTGGCGGTGCGCCTGGGCGACGAGCGCACCCGCTACGCCTACGCGTTCCTGGTGCTGGTCGCCGCCGCCGCGGTGGTGGCCGTCGCGGCCGCCACCACCTGGTGGGCGCTCCTCGGCCTGGCGTTCCTGGCCCGCGCGCTGCCCCCGACCCGGGCCGTGCTCGGCGGGGCCACCGGCGGCGGGCTCGTCCCGGTGCTGGCCGCGACCGGCGCCGCCGAGCTGCTCTGGTCGCTGCTGGTCGCCGGCCCGCTGCTGGTGCTCTCCTGA
- a CDS encoding MFS transporter → MLTALKNYATPPSTLAGRLSVQSLLFASGDGTFLAGSAVFFTLVVGLSLGQVGIGLTIAAIASFVVAVPMGKLVDHFGPKRMWTLSAACQGALFLAWPFIDSFPEYVALAVAMEVAGTLGGTAHGAYVIDILPPSERVESRAYLYSALNVGFSIGAFLGAGAIAFGTEALRWAPLLSAVLFLCNSAAIPRLPDATHDVRSSEPRAKPEGIPAIRNRSWIAVTFFTGVMWTNQVLLHTVIPVWLVTETDAPKVLVAVLFGTNTVMCIVLPRLASRGIRDVTTALRAVRLSTVFFVLTCLVTLATHETTGWLTIALFFLGHVVLTWAELYLSASGWTLEAELMDPRRRGDYQGVSELGGTLGRFWAPAVYGFLAMEWGAFGWLTIAVIVVVAAAGLHVSAHAGRRFLEQHVPADVLADARADGPAPEDAAAGGPPTMLEPDGPLPESTGDLLR, encoded by the coding sequence ATCGGCCGTGTTCTTCACCCTCGTGGTGGGGCTCTCCCTCGGCCAGGTGGGCATCGGCCTCACCATCGCCGCGATCGCGAGCTTCGTGGTGGCGGTGCCGATGGGCAAGCTCGTCGACCACTTCGGCCCCAAGCGGATGTGGACCTTGTCGGCCGCCTGCCAAGGTGCGCTCTTCCTGGCGTGGCCGTTCATCGACAGCTTCCCCGAGTACGTCGCGCTGGCCGTCGCGATGGAGGTCGCCGGCACCCTCGGCGGCACGGCGCACGGGGCGTACGTCATCGACATCCTCCCCCCGTCGGAGCGAGTGGAGTCGCGCGCCTACCTCTACTCCGCGCTCAACGTCGGCTTCAGCATCGGCGCGTTCCTCGGGGCGGGGGCGATCGCGTTCGGCACCGAGGCGCTGCGGTGGGCGCCGCTCCTGAGCGCGGTGCTGTTCCTGTGCAACAGCGCCGCCATCCCCCGGCTGCCCGACGCCACCCACGACGTCCGCAGCTCCGAGCCACGGGCCAAGCCGGAGGGCATCCCGGCGATCCGCAACCGCAGCTGGATCGCCGTCACCTTCTTCACCGGTGTCATGTGGACCAACCAGGTGCTGCTCCACACCGTCATCCCGGTGTGGCTGGTGACCGAGACCGACGCCCCCAAGGTGCTGGTGGCGGTGCTCTTCGGCACCAACACCGTGATGTGCATCGTGCTGCCGCGCCTGGCGTCGCGTGGCATCCGCGACGTCACGACCGCCCTGCGCGCCGTCCGCCTCTCCACGGTCTTCTTCGTCCTGACCTGCCTGGTCACCCTGGCCACCCACGAGACGACCGGGTGGCTCACCATCGCGCTGTTCTTCCTCGGTCACGTCGTCCTGACCTGGGCCGAGCTCTACCTCTCCGCATCGGGGTGGACGCTCGAGGCCGAGCTGATGGACCCCCGTCGCCGCGGTGACTACCAGGGCGTCTCGGAGCTCGGCGGCACCCTCGGACGGTTCTGGGCGCCCGCGGTCTACGGATTCCTCGCGATGGAGTGGGGGGCCTTCGGCTGGCTGACGATCGCGGTGATCGTCGTCGTCGCCGCCGCCGGGCTGCACGTGTCCGCGCACGCGGGCCGCCGCTTCCTCGAGCAGCACGTGCCCGCCGACGTGCTGGCCGACGCGCGCGCGGACGGGCCTGCGCCGGAGGACGCGGCCGCCGGCGGGCCGCCCACGATGCTCGAACCCGACGGGCCCCTGCCAGAATCCACCGGTGACCTCCTCCGCTGA